The following is a genomic window from Lysinibacillus sp. JNUCC-52.
CTCCTTTAATGAAATGAAAAGGCTGACGAACAAGGCGGCAAATGTATTTAAAACAGCAACAAACCTAGAAAAAGGCGATCGTTTATTTATTTTCATGCCGCGTTCACCAGAGCTTTACTTTTCATTATTAGGTGCTTTAAAAATGGGCGTTATTGTGGGGCCATTGTTTGAAGCATTTATGGAAGGCGCAGTTTATGATCGTCTTTCAGATAGCGATGCGAAGGTGTTAGTAACAACACCTGAATTACTAGAGCGAGTTCCATTAGATAAACTGCCAAACTTGCAACATGTATTTTTAGTAGGATCTGAGATAGAAGAAACGCCACAAATATTAGATTTTAATAAGCGCTTGAAAGAGGCTTCTGCTAAGTTTGACATCGAGTGGATGGACCGCGAGGACGGTATGATATTACATTATACTTCAGGCTCGACAGGTGCCCCAAAAGGTGTTTTACATGTTCATAATGCGATGATTCAGCAGTATCAATCAACACAGTGGGTACTTGATTTAGGAGAAAATGATGTATATTGGTGTACGGCTGATCCAGGTTGGGTAACGGGAACATCCTATGGAATATTTGGTCCTTGGTTAAATGGTGTGACAATGCTTATCGTTGGTGGACGCTTCTCGCCACAAGCATGGTATCAAGCGATTGAGGATTACAGTGTAACAGTATGGTATAGTGCGCCAACTGCATTTCGTATGCTAATGGGTGCTGGGAGTGGAATGCTAGAAAATTATGATCTATCATCATTGCGTCATGTATTATCTGTTGGGGAGCCACTTAACCCTGAAGTTATCCGTTGGGGAAGTGAAGAGCTAGGACATCGCATTCACGATACTTGGTGGATGACAGAAACGGGTGCACATATGATTTGTAACTATCCGAGCATGGATATTAAGCCTGGATCAATGGGCAAGCCACTACCAGGTGTTCATGCGACAATTGTAGATGATGCGGGTAATGAAGTTCCACCATTTACCATGGGTAACTTAGCGGTGCGTCGTGGTTGGCCAGCTATGATGCGTCAAATTTGGGGTAATCCAGAGCGTTATGAATCCTATTTCTTAAAAGGTGAGTGGTATGTGTCTGGTGACTCAGCTTATATGGATGATGAAGGTTATTTCTGGTTCCAAGGCCGAGTGGATGATGTTATTATGACAGCAGGTGAACGTGTTGGACCGTTTGAGGTTGAAAGTAAGCTACTAGAACATCCTGACGTTTTAGAAGCTGGAGTTATCGGGAAGCCGGACCCTGTACGTGGGGAAATTATTAAAGCATTTGTATCTTTACGAGAAGGCGTGGAGCCGTCGGATGCTTTAATTGAGGATATTCGTGAGTTTGTGAAAAGGGGCTTATCTGCTCATTCGGCACCGAGAGAAATAGAGTTTAAAGAAAAACTGCCGAAAACACGAAGCGGTAAAATTATGCGACGCGTATTAAAAGCATGGGAGTTAGATTTGCCAACTGGTGATCTTTCCACGATGGAAGATTAATTGGTATTCAATATGTAAATTTATTTTTATTCAATATATGCATCTGAAGAGGGTAGAGATTCATTCGATTAACGAAAGAGTCCCTACCTTCTTTTTCTTAATTTACAGTAGTATTTATCAATTCGAAACATCTATAACAGAAGATTGAGAAAATAATATAAATAAATAAAAATTCAGTTGACTTAATAATTATGCAGACGTATACTATTTTTAACTTATTTTAGAGGTGAGTGAAATGAAAGTAGGAATTGTGGGAGCAACAGGATATGGAGGATTGGAGCTTATCCGCTTTTTACATAATCATCCAGCGGTAGAGCATATAGAGTTATTTACATCTTCTGAAGAAGGTGTCGTTTTTTCTACAAAGTTTGGACATTTAGTTACGATAACAGATGCGCCATTGCAAAAAATAGATTATGAGTCTTTAGCGAAATTGGATGTAGTATTTGCAAGTACGCCTTCTGGTGTGACAAGTGAACTGTTACCACCTTTAGTCGGAAAAGGTCCGAGGTTAATTGATTTATCGGGAGATTTCCGCTTAAAAAATCCAGTAAGTTACGAACGGTGGTACGGAAAAAAAGCTGCACCATTAGAAATTATTCAGCAAAGTGTATATGGCTTAACTGAATGGAATGCTCATAATGTGAAAAATGCCGCACTTATTGCGAACCCAGGATGCTATCCAACAGCGGTTCTACTTTCGTTATTACCTTTGTTAAAAGAGAGACTAATAGATTCTAATTACCTCGTGATTGATGCAAAAAGTGGAATATCAGGAGCTGGAAATAAACCATCGCAAACAACCCATTTTAGTGAAGTGAATGAAAGCTTCTCGATTTATAAAACAAACACACATCAACATATTCCAGAAATCGAGCAAGCTATTTCATTGTTTACTGGTGTAGAGACAGCCATTACTTTTAATACACATTTAGTGCCGATGACACGTGGAATTTTATCTACGGCCTATGCTCCTTTAATGCCAGGTATTACAGAGCAGCAATTAGTCGCTTGCTTACAAGCAACATATGAAAAACATCCATTTGTAAGGGTTGTAACCGATGTAAATAGCCTCGCTACAAACCGTGTAAAAGGCTCTAACTATTGTGATATTTTCGTCAAAGTCGATACCCGCACTAACCGTGCAACAATTGTCGCTGTTATTGACAATCTAGTTAAAGGGGCAGCAGGGCAAGCGATACAAAATATGAATGTGCAATTGGACTTACCTCAAACAACAGGCCTAGACGTCGTGCCATTTTTTATTTAAGTGCCATTTAAGTGCCAGTCACCCAAACAATTTTGAATTTTGCTAATTGTTTTAGTGCCAGTCACCTTTATTATACAAACTGAGGAGGAAAACGTTTATGACATTAACAGCATCAACGAACGTTATGAAAAAATTATCAAGTAAAAACATCGTTTCACCGAAAGGCTTTAAAGCAGCAGGTATTCATTGCGGACTAAAGCATAAGAAAAAGGATTTAGCTATTTTAGTTAGTGACGTACCTGCAAGTGTAGCTGGGGTATTTACAACAAATGCCGTTCAAGCAGCGCCATTAAAAGTAACGAAAGATGTTGTCTATACAACAAAAAAGATACAAGCAATGATTGTAAACTCTGGTAATGCAAATGCATGTACTGGGAAGCAAGGTGTAAAAGATGCGCAAACCATGCAAGCTTTAGCAGCTGAAAAGTTAGGGATAGCTGCAAATTTAGTTGGTGTTTGCTCAACAGGTGTAATCGGAGAAATTATGAATATGGAGCCAGTTGCTAGTGGGATATCACAATTAGAGCCGAAGGATAGCTTGGAGAGTGCAATCGATTTTGCGCAGGCCATATTAACGACTGATACGGTGATGAAAAATACGAGCTATAGCACAGTAGTTGATGGCAAAGAAATAATTATTGCAGGTGTAGCAAAAGGTTCAGGAATGATTGAACCGAATATGGCGACAATGCTAGGTTTTATTACGACAGATGCCAATATAGAATCGGATGTATTACAAGCAGCATTATCAGAAATTACAAACTTAACGTTTAATGCCATTACGGTAGATGGTGATACTTCGACAAACGATACGGTTGTCGTAATGGCAAATGGTGTAGCTGGCAATGATTCTTTAACATTTGCGCACCCTGATTGGCATAACTTCTACTATACATTAAAAACTGTGGCAGAGGATTTAGCGAAAATGATTGCGAAAGATGGTGAAGGTGCTACAAAACTGATTGAGGTTGAAGTAGAAGGTGCCATTTCAGATGAGGAAGCGCGTAAAATTGCTAAAACGGTTGTTGGTTCGCCACTTGTAAAAACAGCTGTATTTGGATGCGATGCCAACTGGGGACGCATCATTGCAGCAGTTGGTTATAGTGGTGCAACAGTTGACCCTAATAAAATTACAATTCAAATTGGTGGTGCAACAATGGTCGAAAACGGTGAACCAGTTGCATTTTCTGAAGATGAGTTAATTCAAATTTTAAAAATGCATGAAGTGAAAATCTTTGTGTCACTTGGTATAGGTGAAGGCAAGGGGCATGCTTGGGGATGTGACTTAACCTATGACTACGTTCAAATCAATGCATCATACCGCTCGTAAGCGCATGGTTATTAAGCTGGGTGGCAGCACGCTTGAAGGCTTAAATGAAGCATTTTTTGAGAATTTTAAAAAACTACAAGCAAGTGGTATAGAACTTATTATTACGCATGGTGGAGGTCCTGCCATTAATCGCGAGCTTGCAGCACGACATATTGAATCCCATGCATTAAATGGCATTCGTGTAACGAGCGCAGCAGCTATGGACGTTGTTCAGACTACATTAATAGGAAATGTTAATCCTTCGCTTGTGCATGAGTTAACAACAGCAGGCATTGCAGCAGTCGGGCTAAATGGCTTTGATGGCCAATTACTAGTCGCTGACTTTTTAGACAAGGACGTTTACGGCTTTGTAGGGGCGGTGCAATCGGTCAATACGCCGTTGTTAGAAGCATTAATTACAGCTGGAATAGTCCCAGTAATCGCGTGTGTTGGTGCAGATTACAATGGTCAAGCGCTGAATATTAACGGAGATACGGTAGCAAGCGAAGTGGCGCTTGCTATTGGAGCAGAAAGCTTACTGCTCGTTACGGATGTCTCAGGAATTCGTATTCAAGATGAATATCAAACAGAAGTAACGCCACTGTTAATAGCTCAATGGATTGAGGAAGGCCATATTTATGGTGGCATGATTCCAAAAGTACAAGGGGCGATCGAGTGTCTAAATGCAGGCGTTCCATCCGTGCAAATTGTTGGCGACACATTAGTCGGTACAACGATTTTGCCGTAATGTAGTTATGTAATAAGTGGACGCCGTGCTCTGAAGGTGGTGTCCATTAAAAATGAAGTTCAGGAGCTGATAAGATGAGCGCTTTATTTGGAAACTATGGCAAACGTCGTGCACAGATTGTTAAAGGGCAAGGAACTGTTGTGCAAGATAGTGATGGCAAAAAGTATTTGGACTTCACAAGTGGTATTGCCGTTGTTAGTCTTGGGCATGCTCACCCTGCTATCGTAAAGGCTATACAGGAACAGAGCGAAACACTTTGGCATATGTCGAATTTATTTGATATACCTGGGCAAGAGAAGGTAGCTCAAAAATTAGTTACAGATACACATTTTACGTATGCGTTTTTCTGTAATAGCGGTGCGGAAGCGAATGAAGCGGCAATTAAGCTGGCTCGTAAGCATACAGGAAAACATCATATTATTACATTTGAAAAATCATTTCATGGCCGTACATTTGGGGCTATGTCAGCAACTGGTCAAGGCAAGGTACATAATGGGTTTGGACCACTTGTTGATAAATTTACAATACTGCCATTCAATGACGTCAAGGCCCTTGAAGCAACGATAGACGATTCAGTTGCAGCCATTATGCTGGAAATGATTCAAGGTGAGGGCGGTGTGAATAGCGTATCGCCTGAATTTGCTGCAGCAATTGCAAAAACTTGTGAGGATAAAGGCATTTTATTGATTGTTGATGAGGTGCAAACAGGAATCGCTAGAACAGGAACCCGATATGCATTTGAACAAACGGTTTTGAAGCCGAATATCATAACGTTAGCAAAAGGCTTAGGGGGAGGTTTCCCAGTAGGCGCAATGTTAGGGACAGCTGAATTGTATGAAACGTTTAGCCCAGGGACACATGGTACAACGTTTGGAGGCAATCCTTTAGCAATGCGTGTTGCTGAAACGGTCCTTGAAAACGTTTTTGAGTCAAGCTTTTTAGAAAATGTACAAGAATTATCAGCCTATTTTGTCAAGCAACTACAAGCCAATTTACCGCCAAGCTATACAGTACAAGGTCAAGGTTTATTACTTGGGATTGGCTGTGGCGATACAGAGGTAGCACCTTTTATTTCAGCAGCGGAGGACAAAGGTTTACTTCTTGTAGGAGCAGGACCAAATGTTATTCGACTTTTACCACCGCTTACTGTGTCTAAAATAGAGATTGATGAAGCAGTAGCCATTTTAAAAACCATTTTACTATAATAGATATAGGCTGTAAAAAAAGGCACGAGCCACATTCAATTTTAATGTGCTCGTGCCTTTGTATGTGTAAGTCACTATTGCAGTTGTTTTACCAACTTATTTACAAGGCTAGGAAGCCATTCGTTTAGTTGGCTAAATGTGAACCCTGCTGCTTCTGCCTTTGTATTCGACATATACCAATGATTTGGAATTCCATAAGGTGATTGAGAATTTTCATCGCCGCCAACAAGTGAAACTTTTGCAAGTTTTCCAGTTTCCTTCTCAATTAATTCGAGTAATGCTTTCAATGAAATAGTGCCTGATGCTGTGGCATTGTAAGGACCTTCAATCGGTGAAACACCAGCAAAATATAGAAATGCTGCTGCTTCATCATCTGAAATAAAACTCATTTTTGTATCAACATTCGGCAAAGAGATAGGTTGTGCCTTTAAAATGTGTTCTACATGGAAATGTAAGCGGCGTGTATAGTCGTGCTCTCCAAGAACAATTGGGAAACGCACAGCGACAACAGGGAATGTCGCTTCTTTAAAAAGGACTGCCTCTGCTTGACGTTTACCTTCGCCGTATGAGAAATCATTAATATCGCCCATACGAATCTCGTATTTATATGGGTTAAAATCAGCCTCGGTTTTCATCTTTCCATCTGCTTCATAAGTAGCTAATGTAGAGGTGAAGACAAGCTTTTTCGTCTTGTTTTGTAGTAGCTGAGCCATTTCATGTGCTTCGTTCGGTGAATAGCAAATATTATCGTAGACGATATCCCATGTCGTATTAGCTAATGCTTTTGTTAATGCTTGAACATCGTTGCGATCAACAGTTATCTGTTGAACTTGTTCTCCAAATGGATTACCACTTTGGCCGCGAGTTAAAATTGTTACGTCATGTTTATTTTGAAGGCAAAGCTCCACTAATTTTTTACCGAAAAAGCGCGTGCCACCTAAAACTAAAATTTTCATTTTACCTACCCCTTTGCATAGTTGTCCTCTTAATAATGACAAAAAAATAGGCTTACTACAATTGAAATTTCATTGTAGTAAGCCTTTTATTATTCGGTTGGTGGATCTGTTGGAGGTGTCGTACCTCCATTATTTCCGCCGCTCGAACCATTGCCGCCATTTGACCCGTTTCCGTTATTTTCGGAACCACTGCCATTATTATTATTAGACCCGTTTCCATTGTTGCCAGAACCACCGCCATTGTTAGACCCGTTTCCGTTATTACCAGAGCCATTGCCACCATTACCATTGCCAGAGCCATTACCGCTATTTGACCCGTTTCCATTATTGCCAGAGCCATTGCCGTTATTCCCATTTGCAGGTGGTATAGGTACAGTAGGTGTTGTTGGTTTTTCTTCATCGTCCTCTTCATCTGGTTTTGTTTCACTGCCACCTGTTGAAACAACATTTGATTGTGGTGAAGTTAAACCTGTAATATCAACAGCAACAACTACATATGCTTGCCCACTAGCAACTGTCATACTTTGCGTAGCTTCTAGCACCGAAGAAACAAGGGTGTTACCACCATTGGTAACATTATAAATTCGATAGCCTACTACGTCGTTAGACGAGCCACTCCAAGATAGTGTGTTGCCATTAATGGAAGCATTTACAGCTGCAGGCGCACTTCCATCTGCTGGGAAATCGACCGCTGATACTGCTGAATTTGATAAAGATGAATTTTTAGGTAGTAGACTTGCTGGGTTACCTCCCAGTCTACCTAACATCCGTTTTATAAAGGCTTGGTTTATACCAGCACCACTAGCTTTTACAAATTCTGCTGGTGTATTTGGATGTGCATTATACGTTTTACCTTGAATTGTTACGACACTCGATGAAGCTAAGCTATCATCAGGTTGTGACGGTAAAAATACTTTCGCATTAAATAAGTCTGAACGTACAAGTCCTGCACTTGCACAAGCCGCAGAAGGTGCAAGGCCAGAAATACCACAGAATGAAGCAGTCACTACATTTTTTGGTGCCTTAAAGTTTGTTGAGGCATCAATTTGTTGTGGGTCTACATCATAGACTGAGTTCATTAATGTACCCCATAGTTTGTTAATGCGGGCACTTGGTTGCAAGTACGTATTATTAAATGCATCAAGTGAGCGTTGTTTATCGTAGCCCATCCAGACACCAAGGGAAATATTTGGATTATAACCAACTAACCAAACGTCATTCGTGTTTTGCGAAGTACCTGTTTTCGCTGCAAAATCAGAATTGAATTTTAGTGTATTTTTTGCAACCGTTCCTGTGCCTTTTGATAGTACATCTCGCAACATATCTGTCACGATATAAGATGTTTCAGGACTAAATACTTGTACAGGTTCTGCTTCATGTTGATAAATAAGATTACCATCTTGGTCTTCTATTTTTTCAATCATATAGGCATCAACAAACTGACCACCATTCGCAAAAGTAGCATAAGCATTTGTATTTTCTTCAACAGTTGTACCTATTTCTAAAGCCCCAATACCTGTTGAAAGGTTTGTATAATCTTCAGGTTGTAAATCCGAGAAGCCCATTTTTGCTAAAAACTCAGCGGGACGTCTATTTAAAATATCATAATATAGGCGTAGGGTTGATATATTTAGAGAGTCAGCTAACGCTTCACGCGCAGGAATAAGACCGCGTTCATCGTTCGCCGAAAAGTTCTTAGGACTCCAATCGCCAATAGCGAACTTAACGTCAACTAAGGGACTCCCTGCACCAATCACGCCGTATTCAATCGCAGGTGCATAAACAAGTAAAGGTTTCATTGTTGAACCATTTGAACGGGTAGAGCGAGTTGCGTGGTTTACTTGACTCGTTTTAAAATCACGACCACCTAGGAAACTTAAAATTCGTCCTGTGCTATTTTCGATTAAAATACTACCCACCTGTACAGGCATTTGCACATCTATTTCCTCACCTGTTACAGGATCTTTGCCTTTACCTGTATACGTTTGTCCGTAAT
Proteins encoded in this region:
- the acsA gene encoding acetate--CoA ligase — its product is MGMKTMEKLTAIPGQYNLPNYEVAAATHDWAETEKAFSWHETGLVNMAYEAIDRHTETSRKNKVALYYNDGKRKEAYSFNEMKRLTNKAANVFKTATNLEKGDRLFIFMPRSPELYFSLLGALKMGVIVGPLFEAFMEGAVYDRLSDSDAKVLVTTPELLERVPLDKLPNLQHVFLVGSEIEETPQILDFNKRLKEASAKFDIEWMDREDGMILHYTSGSTGAPKGVLHVHNAMIQQYQSTQWVLDLGENDVYWCTADPGWVTGTSYGIFGPWLNGVTMLIVGGRFSPQAWYQAIEDYSVTVWYSAPTAFRMLMGAGSGMLENYDLSSLRHVLSVGEPLNPEVIRWGSEELGHRIHDTWWMTETGAHMICNYPSMDIKPGSMGKPLPGVHATIVDDAGNEVPPFTMGNLAVRRGWPAMMRQIWGNPERYESYFLKGEWYVSGDSAYMDDEGYFWFQGRVDDVIMTAGERVGPFEVESKLLEHPDVLEAGVIGKPDPVRGEIIKAFVSLREGVEPSDALIEDIREFVKRGLSAHSAPREIEFKEKLPKTRSGKIMRRVLKAWELDLPTGDLSTMED
- the argC gene encoding N-acetyl-gamma-glutamyl-phosphate reductase, with product MKVGIVGATGYGGLELIRFLHNHPAVEHIELFTSSEEGVVFSTKFGHLVTITDAPLQKIDYESLAKLDVVFASTPSGVTSELLPPLVGKGPRLIDLSGDFRLKNPVSYERWYGKKAAPLEIIQQSVYGLTEWNAHNVKNAALIANPGCYPTAVLLSLLPLLKERLIDSNYLVIDAKSGISGAGNKPSQTTHFSEVNESFSIYKTNTHQHIPEIEQAISLFTGVETAITFNTHLVPMTRGILSTAYAPLMPGITEQQLVACLQATYEKHPFVRVVTDVNSLATNRVKGSNYCDIFVKVDTRTNRATIVAVIDNLVKGAAGQAIQNMNVQLDLPQTTGLDVVPFFI
- the argJ gene encoding bifunctional glutamate N-acetyltransferase/amino-acid acetyltransferase ArgJ codes for the protein MTLTASTNVMKKLSSKNIVSPKGFKAAGIHCGLKHKKKDLAILVSDVPASVAGVFTTNAVQAAPLKVTKDVVYTTKKIQAMIVNSGNANACTGKQGVKDAQTMQALAAEKLGIAANLVGVCSTGVIGEIMNMEPVASGISQLEPKDSLESAIDFAQAILTTDTVMKNTSYSTVVDGKEIIIAGVAKGSGMIEPNMATMLGFITTDANIESDVLQAALSEITNLTFNAITVDGDTSTNDTVVVMANGVAGNDSLTFAHPDWHNFYYTLKTVAEDLAKMIAKDGEGATKLIEVEVEGAISDEEARKIAKTVVGSPLVKTAVFGCDANWGRIIAAVGYSGATVDPNKITIQIGGATMVENGEPVAFSEDELIQILKMHEVKIFVSLGIGEGKGHAWGCDLTYDYVQINASYRS
- the argB gene encoding acetylglutamate kinase — protein: MTTFKSMHHTARKRMVIKLGGSTLEGLNEAFFENFKKLQASGIELIITHGGGPAINRELAARHIESHALNGIRVTSAAAMDVVQTTLIGNVNPSLVHELTTAGIAAVGLNGFDGQLLVADFLDKDVYGFVGAVQSVNTPLLEALITAGIVPVIACVGADYNGQALNINGDTVASEVALAIGAESLLLVTDVSGIRIQDEYQTEVTPLLIAQWIEEGHIYGGMIPKVQGAIECLNAGVPSVQIVGDTLVGTTILP
- a CDS encoding acetylornithine transaminase: MSALFGNYGKRRAQIVKGQGTVVQDSDGKKYLDFTSGIAVVSLGHAHPAIVKAIQEQSETLWHMSNLFDIPGQEKVAQKLVTDTHFTYAFFCNSGAEANEAAIKLARKHTGKHHIITFEKSFHGRTFGAMSATGQGKVHNGFGPLVDKFTILPFNDVKALEATIDDSVAAIMLEMIQGEGGVNSVSPEFAAAIAKTCEDKGILLIVDEVQTGIARTGTRYAFEQTVLKPNIITLAKGLGGGFPVGAMLGTAELYETFSPGTHGTTFGGNPLAMRVAETVLENVFESSFLENVQELSAYFVKQLQANLPPSYTVQGQGLLLGIGCGDTEVAPFISAAEDKGLLLVGAGPNVIRLLPPLTVSKIEIDEAVAILKTILL
- a CDS encoding NAD-dependent epimerase/dehydratase family protein, which codes for MKILVLGGTRFFGKKLVELCLQNKHDVTILTRGQSGNPFGEQVQQITVDRNDVQALTKALANTTWDIVYDNICYSPNEAHEMAQLLQNKTKKLVFTSTLATYEADGKMKTEADFNPYKYEIRMGDINDFSYGEGKRQAEAVLFKEATFPVVAVRFPIVLGEHDYTRRLHFHVEHILKAQPISLPNVDTKMSFISDDEAAAFLYFAGVSPIEGPYNATASGTISLKALLELIEKETGKLAKVSLVGGDENSQSPYGIPNHWYMSNTKAEAAGFTFSQLNEWLPSLVNKLVKQLQ
- a CDS encoding transglycosylase domain-containing protein, which encodes MKDWIEKINAKIDELLEQKWMKTLRISGSVVWNLFLLFLVFALVGTVFVGSVGAGYFASLVKEEPLRSKDELRDLIFNYEETSEIYFANNIYIGKLRTDLERRETSLSAVAPDLINAVLATEDEYFREHNGIVPKAVIRGLLQDVTNSATQTGGSTLTQQLIKNQVLTNEVSYERKAKELLLAMRLEHFMTKEEILEAYLNIIPYGRNATGRNIAGIETAAEGIFNVKAKDLTLPQAAYIAGIPQAPYTYTPFTNTGVLKSEEALKLGIDRMKTVLYRMREAGYINEKQYKEALAYDITKDFRSPEARPEDRYPWLTFELEDRAKQIIAEKLAQEDGIDPERLKTESKLEEKYSILADRDVRSKGYRIYSTINKDMYDAMQKAADNFKYYGQTYTGKGKDPVTGEEIDVQMPVQVGSILIENSTGRILSFLGGRDFKTSQVNHATRSTRSNGSTMKPLLVYAPAIEYGVIGAGSPLVDVKFAIGDWSPKNFSANDERGLIPAREALADSLNISTLRLYYDILNRRPAEFLAKMGFSDLQPEDYTNLSTGIGALEIGTTVEENTNAYATFANGGQFVDAYMIEKIEDQDGNLIYQHEAEPVQVFSPETSYIVTDMLRDVLSKGTGTVAKNTLKFNSDFAAKTGTSQNTNDVWLVGYNPNISLGVWMGYDKQRSLDAFNNTYLQPSARINKLWGTLMNSVYDVDPQQIDASTNFKAPKNVVTASFCGISGLAPSAACASAGLVRSDLFNAKVFLPSQPDDSLASSSVVTIQGKTYNAHPNTPAEFVKASGAGINQAFIKRMLGRLGGNPASLLPKNSSLSNSAVSAVDFPADGSAPAAVNASINGNTLSWSGSSNDVVGYRIYNVTNGGNTLVSSVLEATQSMTVASGQAYVVVAVDITGLTSPQSNVVSTGGSETKPDEEDDEEKPTTPTVPIPPANGNNGNGSGNNGNGSNSGNGSGNGNGGNGSGNNGNGSNNGGGSGNNGNGSNNNNGSGSENNGNGSNGGNGSSGGNNGGTTPPTDPPTE